In Desulfobulbaceae bacterium DB1, the DNA window TCAATTGGAAGAACGGGGAGCGGAAACGGTTCCCTTTTCCCAACCGGCCGATGTCTACATCATCAACACCTGCGCCGTTACCGCCAAGGCTGCGGCCCAATCCCGCCGGATGATCAGAAGGGCGTTGAAGACCAGCAGCGGGGCCCGGGTTGTGGTTACCGGCTGCTATTCCCAGGTTGCCTCGTCCAAGGTTCTGGAGCTTGCCGACTGGTCGGTCTGCATTGTCGGCAACGGCTTCAAGCACCGGCTGGTGGACATCGCCCTTTCGGAAAAACAGTGCGACCTGGAAATGCACATGGGCGACATCGGCAACCGCAAAACCATCTGCCCGTTGACGGTAACCCGCTTTCCCGGCCGCACCAGGGCCTATCTCAAACTGCAGGACGGCTGCAACAACTTCTGCTCCTACTGCATCGTGCCCTATGCCAGGGGCCGCAGCCGCAGCCTGGCGCCGGAAGCGGCCCTGGAGCAGATCGGCATATTCGCGGCCCAGCAGTATAAGGAAATTGTCCTGACCGGCATTCATGTCGGCATGTACGGCATGGACCTTTCCCCCCGCACCGGCCTGGTCGATTTTATTGACCGGGCAACCTCGCTTTATCGGGACATTCGCTTCCGCCTCAGTTCCCTTGAACCGGGTGAAGCCTCTGATGAGCTGCTTGCCCTGATGGCGGCACGGCCAAACTTCATGCCCCACTTTCACATCCCCCTGCAAAGCGGTGACGACAGAATTTTGCGGGAGATGAACCGGCGCTACACCGCAGACGATTTTGCCGGTCTGATTGAGCGCATCCACGCCAAAATCCCCCATGCCGCCATCGGCGCGGACGTGCTGGTCGGTTTTCCCGGGGAAACGGAAAGCGCCTTTGCCAATACCCATGCCCTGCTGGAAGGGCTGCCGGTCACCTATCTCCATGTCTTTCCCTATTCCAGGCGGAGCGGCACGCTGGCCGCCGGCATGCGCAACCAGATCTCGGGCCCGGAAAAGGAAGAACGGGTGGCCGTGCTGCGCAATCTCGATCAGGTAAAAAAAACGACATTTTACCGCCGACACCTGGGCACGTCCCACCGGGTGCTGGCGGAAAACAAAAAAAATCGCTTCAAACTCATGCGGGGCTTCACGGAAAATTATATCCCGG includes these proteins:
- a CDS encoding tRNA (N(6)-L-threonylcarbamoyladenosine(37)-C(2))-methylthiotransferase MtaB, which produces MTGSKKLKVAITTLGCKVNQFESAAFLSQLEERGAETVPFSQPADVYIINTCAVTAKAAAQSRRMIRRALKTSSGARVVVTGCYSQVASSKVLELADWSVCIVGNGFKHRLVDIALSEKQCDLEMHMGDIGNRKTICPLTVTRFPGRTRAYLKLQDGCNNFCSYCIVPYARGRSRSLAPEAALEQIGIFAAQQYKEIVLTGIHVGMYGMDLSPRTGLVDFIDRATSLYRDIRFRLSSLEPGEASDELLALMAARPNFMPHFHIPLQSGDDRILREMNRRYTADDFAGLIERIHAKIPHAAIGADVLVGFPGETESAFANTHALLEGLPVTYLHVFPYSRRSGTLAAGMRNQISGPEKEERVAVLRNLDQVKKTTFYRRHLGTSHRVLAENKKNRFKLMRGFTENYIPVLFPAQDNDGNTIIDVRLERLEEGIVFGRQI